AAACCCAAAGGAGAAGATGAATCTGAAATCATCAAGTTAGCAAACTGTGTATCTGTGAAGAATCCAGATAAATGGCAGCATTATTTTGTAAAATGGCTTGTTGCTGTTGTGGCTAATGCAATGGATGATTTACAATGTCGAAATCACACCTGTTTGGTACTTACTGGAGAGCAAGGAAAGTTCAAAACAACATTCCTTGATTTACTGTGCCCTGAGAAATTGAAAGGTTATTTATTCACTGGCAAGATAGACCCACAGGGGAAAGACATACAAACACTGATTGCCGAGTACCTCTTTATCAACATTGACGACCAGTTAAAGGCACTCAATAAAAGGGATGAGAACGAGTTGAAAAACCTTATAACAACACCAAGAGTAAAATATCGAAGACCATACGACACTTATATCGAGGAATATCCGCATCTTGCAAGTTTTATGGCATCAGTTAATGGCAACGACTTTCTGACAGATCCAACGGGAAGCCGCCGCTTTCTTCCGTTTGAGGTAGAAAGTATTGATATTAATTCTGCATCGGAAATTGATATGAACAAAGTCTATTCTGAAGCTGTAGAACTATGGAGGTCGGGGTATCATTACTGGTTCAATGAAGAGGAAATAGCCGAACTACATCAAGAGAGTGAAGGATTTCAAGTGCAGACTGTTGAATATGAAATGCTTCTTAAAGGTATGGAAAAACCTGCTATAACAGAAGAAAGTTATATGACTACATCTGAAATCTTGAATTATTTACGAGCCTATACTACACTTAACCTAAGTGAAAGGCGAATGGGAGAAGCTTTGAAAAAGGCAGGATTCTTACGGAAATCCAAAAGGATAGGTGGTAATCCAATGTATGTTTACCATATACGCAAGATTGTTCCCAATCCTTTTATTCAAAGTTACAATACTAATTATTAATACTACTTTACTACAAAGAGGGATAAGGCATTGAAAGAAAAAAGGTTAGACCGTAGTAAATAATTATATAAGGTATTACTACCTCATTACTACCAATCTATCATATACATATGCAATGATTACTACAAAGATAGTTAGTACTACATATTTTTCTTTCACTGTCAATGACTTACAAGACTATAACATTGTAGTAAGTAATAGACTTAAAAGTTACAAGTATGACAATAGATGAAATTAAAGCAATATCAATTAAAGATTACTTAGGTAGTATGTCCATATACCCAACAAAGAATTATAGCTATTACGGGATGTATAAAAGTCCATTCCGAAATGAACATACTCCAAGTTTCAAAGTTGATTATAACCAAAATCTATGGTATGACTTTGCACTTGATGAAGGTGGGAGTCTTATAGATTTAGTTATGAAATTACATAATTGCAGTTTAATACAAGCTATAGAGTTGTTTAATGGCAAACAAAATATCCTGCCAAAATTATCCATAGCTAATAGCGAAACAAATTCTCCAAGCCAATCACGTATAGAGATTATCGGCTCTACCTTCTTATGTCATCCGAATCTCATAGAATATTTCACACATAGAGGAATCAATCTGAACATTGCGAAAAAATATTGTAAGGAGATCCATTATAGAATTGGTGATAGAAGTTTTTACGCAATAGGTTTTCCAAACAATTCTTATGGGTATGCGTTGCGCAATCCGTACTTCAAAGGGTGTTTGCCTCCTTCCGATGTGTCGTATGTTCCCAGTCCTTCAGAACAAATCAATCTGTTTGAAGGTTTTATGGATTATCTTAGTCTGCTTACGATGAGTCCAGATGAAGAGAAGAAAGCTGCACTGATACTTAACTCGATTAATAATATCAAAAAGTCAAGATTTTTTCTTTCAAAGCACAAGTCCATCTGTTCATATTTAGATAATGATGAAGGAGGAAAGCGGACTTTAGAACAACTTAAAAGAAACGGTTTTGCTGTTCAAGACTGCTCTTCCGTCTTCCAGAATTATAAAGACCTAAATGAGTATTTATGTGCTGAATTCAAGCATTCAGAGAAAACAGAAAACAAGAAAATCAAAGGGATTAAGCTATGATTGTAGGAATAGTTTGGCATAATCTGTTTTTCGGGGAGCAAGTTTATGTTTTGGGCATACCAAAACCACTTGCTCCACCTCCTGACAGTCGTTGCAGAGGATTATCCCGCTGGTCTCCATCAAATCAAATTAAAGAAACAAGTATGATAAAAACAGAATATAAAAAAGGTGGTCGTCCAACCAAGGGCGTAGCCGAAAAGAAGAAATACCGTATCACGGTGAAACTGAATACGCAGGATTACTATACGCTCAAAGGCAAAGCCAAAAGCGCAGGAGTAACCATGAGTGAGTTTGTAAGAAAAATTCTTTATAAAGGAAATATCATTGAACGACTGACCGTAGAGCAAGCAGACTTCATCCGCAAGCTGTGTGGAATGGCAAATAACCTCAATCAATTGGCACATCGTGCCAATGCCGAAGGCTTCTGTAATGTAGAACCTTTGCATCGTCAGCTTATAGAGAACATAGACAATGTACTTAATATGATAAGAGGATGATAGCAAAAATTATGAAAGGCTCAGGTTTCAAAGGAG
The nucleotide sequence above comes from Segatella oris. Encoded proteins:
- a CDS encoding VapE domain-containing protein, whose product is MEKERAEGRAKQSKNERIEQFLKEHYAFRFNTVKSRTEFREQDSNTSFRPLTKYDINSMRRLVDGTLGIYTPADNIRAILESDFCNKVNPIHEFLLSLPKPKGEDESEIIKLANCVSVKNPDKWQHYFVKWLVAVVANAMDDLQCRNHTCLVLTGEQGKFKTTFLDLLCPEKLKGYLFTGKIDPQGKDIQTLIAEYLFINIDDQLKALNKRDENELKNLITTPRVKYRRPYDTYIEEYPHLASFMASVNGNDFLTDPTGSRRFLPFEVESIDINSASEIDMNKVYSEAVELWRSGYHYWFNEEEIAELHQESEGFQVQTVEYEMLLKGMEKPAITEESYMTTSEILNYLRAYTTLNLSERRMGEALKKAGFLRKSKRIGGNPMYVYHIRKIVPNPFIQSYNTNY
- a CDS encoding toprim domain-containing protein, encoding MTIDEIKAISIKDYLGSMSIYPTKNYSYYGMYKSPFRNEHTPSFKVDYNQNLWYDFALDEGGSLIDLVMKLHNCSLIQAIELFNGKQNILPKLSIANSETNSPSQSRIEIIGSTFLCHPNLIEYFTHRGINLNIAKKYCKEIHYRIGDRSFYAIGFPNNSYGYALRNPYFKGCLPPSDVSYVPSPSEQINLFEGFMDYLSLLTMSPDEEKKAALILNSINNIKKSRFFLSKHKSICSYLDNDEGGKRTLEQLKRNGFAVQDCSSVFQNYKDLNEYLCAEFKHSEKTENKKIKGIKL
- a CDS encoding plasmid mobilization protein; the encoded protein is MIKTEYKKGGRPTKGVAEKKKYRITVKLNTQDYYTLKGKAKSAGVTMSEFVRKILYKGNIIERLTVEQADFIRKLCGMANNLNQLAHRANAEGFCNVEPLHRQLIENIDNVLNMIRG